The following proteins are co-located in the Tenrec ecaudatus isolate mTenEca1 chromosome 11, mTenEca1.hap1, whole genome shotgun sequence genome:
- the LOC142461117 gene encoding uncharacterized protein LOC142461117 isoform X3 — protein MDSVAVEDVAVDFSQEEWALLDLSQRRLYRDVMMETFRNLTSVVAGNLDNGEKLSTGNTILGFMKNGTMVGESCELHAIEDQNNNQNTYERGHVEENVFENNDDNQCGQTLNWIPDLSVLKRTLMEVYPSVCLRCGKSSMNHSLLRRHISSYSLCNAYQYTDFRGVCSCPPYPRTPVRTLTGEKAYECKECGKAFRHSSNLTTHMRIHSGERPYECKECGKTFGWSSNLTKHMSTHTGEKPYECKQCGKAFSHSSQLTIHLRSHSGERPHECKECGKTFNWPSELSTHIRIHSGERPYQCRECGKAFTWPSSLNKHMSIHTGERPYECKECGKAFSRSSELTLHIRSHSGERPYECKECGKTFNRPSHLTTHIRIHSGERPYECRECGKAFSHSSILTRHMRIHSGERPYECNECGKAFTHASTLNQHRRIHSGEKPYVCKECGKAFTHSTTLTQHRRTHSGERPYECKMCGKTFSWPSHLTTHMRSHSGARPYECRECGKAFSHSSSLIKHMRIHSGDRPLEYKECSKVFPWSSLFTKHMQTHHGEEP, from the exons ATG GACTCAGTGGCTGTTGAAGATGTGGCTGTGGACTTTTCCCAGGAAGAGTGGGCTTTGCTGGATCTTTCCCAGAGGagactctacagagatgtgatgatgGAAACTTTCAGGAACCTGACTTCAGTAG TTGCTGGAAACCTAGATAATGGAGAAAAACTATCCACTGGAAATACAATACTAGGATTCATGAAAAATGGTACCATGGTAGGAGAAagctgtgaattacatgccattgAAGATCAGAATAACAATCAGAACACATATGAGAG AGGACACGTAGAGGAGAAtgtctttgaaaataatgatgacaatcaGTGCGGACAGACCCTCAACTGGATTCCAGATCTTTCTGTACTCAAAAGAACTCTTATGGAAGTGTATCCTTCAGTATGCCTGCGGTGTGGAAAATCCTCCATGAATCATTCATTACTTAGGCGTCATATCAGTTCATACTCTTTGTGCAATGCCTACCAGTACACAGATTTCAGAGGAGTCTGCAGTTGTCCTCCTTACCCCAGGACTCCTGTGAGAACTCTTACTGGAGAGAAAgcctatgaatgtaaggaatgtggcaaagcctttcgcCATTCTTCAAACCTCACGACACATATGAGGATTCACAGTGGAGAAAGaccttatgagtgtaaggaatgtgggaaaacctTTGGTTGGTCCTCAAACTTAACCAAACATATGAGTACTCACACTGGAGagaagccttatgaatgtaagcagTGTGGGAAAGCTTTTAGTCACTCCTCACAGCTTACAATACATTTAAGaagtcacagtggagagaggccacatgaatgtaaggaatgtgggaaaacctTCAATTGGCCATCAGAGCTCAGTACACATATCagaattcacagtggggagaggccttatcAATGtagggaatgtgggaaagccttcactTGGCCTTCAAGCttaaataaacatatgagtattcacactggagagaggccttatgaatgtaaggaatgtgggaaagcctttagtcGCTCCTCAGAGCTCACTTTACATATAAGaagtcacagtggagagaggccttatgaatgtaaggaatgtgggaaaacctTTAATAGGCCATCGCACCTCACTACACATatcagaattcacagtggagagaggccttatgaatgtagggaatgtggcaaagccttttctCATTCCTCAATCCTGACAAGACATATGAGGATTCACAGTGGAGAAAGGCCCTATGAATGTAATgagtgtggcaaagcctttactCACGCTTCAACCCTCAATCAACATAGGAGAATTCATAGTGGGGAGAAGCCTTATGTGTGtaaggaatgtggcaaagcctttactCACTCCACAACTCTCACACAACATAGGAGAacacacagtggggagaggccttatgaatgtaagatgTGTGGAAAAACCTTTAGTTGGCCATCACACCTCACTACACATATGAGAAGTCACAGCGGAGCAAGGCCATATGAATGTagggaatgtggcaaagccttttctCATTCTTCTTCTCTCATTAAAcacatgagaattcacagtggagataGGCCTTTAGAATATAAGGAATGTAGCAAAGTCTTTCCTTGGTCCTCACTCTTCACTAAACATATGCAAACTCACCATGGAGAGGAGCCTTAA
- the LOC142461117 gene encoding uncharacterized protein LOC142461117 isoform X2 — translation MFQDSVAVEDVAVDFSQEEWALLDLSQRRLYRDVMMETFRNLTSVVAGNLDNGEKLSTGNTILGFMKNGTMVGESCELHAIEDQNNNQNTYERGHVEENVFENNDDNQCGQTLNWIPDLSVLKRTLMEVYPSVCLRCGKSSMNHSLLRRHISSYSLCNAYQYTDFRGVCSCPPYPRTPVRTLTGEKAYECKECGKAFRHSSNLTTHMRIHSGERPYECKECGKTFGWSSNLTKHMSTHTGEKPYECKQCGKAFSHSSQLTIHLRSHSGERPHECKECGKTFNWPSELSTHIRIHSGERPYQCRECGKAFTWPSSLNKHMSIHTGERPYECKECGKAFSRSSELTLHIRSHSGERPYECKECGKTFNRPSHLTTHIRIHSGERPYECRECGKAFSHSSILTRHMRIHSGERPYECNECGKAFTHASTLNQHRRIHSGEKPYVCKECGKAFTHSTTLTQHRRTHSGERPYECKMCGKTFSWPSHLTTHMRSHSGARPYECRECGKAFSHSSSLIKHMRIHSGDRPLEYKECSKVFPWSSLFTKHMQTHHGEEP, via the exons ATGTTTCAGGACTCAGTGGCTGTTGAAGATGTGGCTGTGGACTTTTCCCAGGAAGAGTGGGCTTTGCTGGATCTTTCCCAGAGGagactctacagagatgtgatgatgGAAACTTTCAGGAACCTGACTTCAGTAG TTGCTGGAAACCTAGATAATGGAGAAAAACTATCCACTGGAAATACAATACTAGGATTCATGAAAAATGGTACCATGGTAGGAGAAagctgtgaattacatgccattgAAGATCAGAATAACAATCAGAACACATATGAGAG AGGACACGTAGAGGAGAAtgtctttgaaaataatgatgacaatcaGTGCGGACAGACCCTCAACTGGATTCCAGATCTTTCTGTACTCAAAAGAACTCTTATGGAAGTGTATCCTTCAGTATGCCTGCGGTGTGGAAAATCCTCCATGAATCATTCATTACTTAGGCGTCATATCAGTTCATACTCTTTGTGCAATGCCTACCAGTACACAGATTTCAGAGGAGTCTGCAGTTGTCCTCCTTACCCCAGGACTCCTGTGAGAACTCTTACTGGAGAGAAAgcctatgaatgtaaggaatgtggcaaagcctttcgcCATTCTTCAAACCTCACGACACATATGAGGATTCACAGTGGAGAAAGaccttatgagtgtaaggaatgtgggaaaacctTTGGTTGGTCCTCAAACTTAACCAAACATATGAGTACTCACACTGGAGagaagccttatgaatgtaagcagTGTGGGAAAGCTTTTAGTCACTCCTCACAGCTTACAATACATTTAAGaagtcacagtggagagaggccacatgaatgtaaggaatgtgggaaaacctTCAATTGGCCATCAGAGCTCAGTACACATATCagaattcacagtggggagaggccttatcAATGtagggaatgtgggaaagccttcactTGGCCTTCAAGCttaaataaacatatgagtattcacactggagagaggccttatgaatgtaaggaatgtgggaaagcctttagtcGCTCCTCAGAGCTCACTTTACATATAAGaagtcacagtggagagaggccttatgaatgtaaggaatgtgggaaaacctTTAATAGGCCATCGCACCTCACTACACATatcagaattcacagtggagagaggccttatgaatgtagggaatgtggcaaagccttttctCATTCCTCAATCCTGACAAGACATATGAGGATTCACAGTGGAGAAAGGCCCTATGAATGTAATgagtgtggcaaagcctttactCACGCTTCAACCCTCAATCAACATAGGAGAATTCATAGTGGGGAGAAGCCTTATGTGTGtaaggaatgtggcaaagcctttactCACTCCACAACTCTCACACAACATAGGAGAacacacagtggggagaggccttatgaatgtaagatgTGTGGAAAAACCTTTAGTTGGCCATCACACCTCACTACACATATGAGAAGTCACAGCGGAGCAAGGCCATATGAATGTagggaatgtggcaaagccttttctCATTCTTCTTCTCTCATTAAAcacatgagaattcacagtggagataGGCCTTTAGAATATAAGGAATGTAGCAAAGTCTTTCCTTGGTCCTCACTCTTCACTAAACATATGCAAACTCACCATGGAGAGGAGCCTTAA
- the LOC142461117 gene encoding uncharacterized protein LOC142461117 isoform X4, with amino-acid sequence MMETFRNLTSVVAGNLDNGEKLSTGNTILGFMKNGTMVGESCELHAIEDQNNNQNTYERGHVEENVFENNDDNQCGQTLNWIPDLSVLKRTLMEVYPSVCLRCGKSSMNHSLLRRHISSYSLCNAYQYTDFRGVCSCPPYPRTPVRTLTGEKAYECKECGKAFRHSSNLTTHMRIHSGERPYECKECGKTFGWSSNLTKHMSTHTGEKPYECKQCGKAFSHSSQLTIHLRSHSGERPHECKECGKTFNWPSELSTHIRIHSGERPYQCRECGKAFTWPSSLNKHMSIHTGERPYECKECGKAFSRSSELTLHIRSHSGERPYECKECGKTFNRPSHLTTHIRIHSGERPYECRECGKAFSHSSILTRHMRIHSGERPYECNECGKAFTHASTLNQHRRIHSGEKPYVCKECGKAFTHSTTLTQHRRTHSGERPYECKMCGKTFSWPSHLTTHMRSHSGARPYECRECGKAFSHSSSLIKHMRIHSGDRPLEYKECSKVFPWSSLFTKHMQTHHGEEP; translated from the exons atgatgGAAACTTTCAGGAACCTGACTTCAGTAG TTGCTGGAAACCTAGATAATGGAGAAAAACTATCCACTGGAAATACAATACTAGGATTCATGAAAAATGGTACCATGGTAGGAGAAagctgtgaattacatgccattgAAGATCAGAATAACAATCAGAACACATATGAGAG AGGACACGTAGAGGAGAAtgtctttgaaaataatgatgacaatcaGTGCGGACAGACCCTCAACTGGATTCCAGATCTTTCTGTACTCAAAAGAACTCTTATGGAAGTGTATCCTTCAGTATGCCTGCGGTGTGGAAAATCCTCCATGAATCATTCATTACTTAGGCGTCATATCAGTTCATACTCTTTGTGCAATGCCTACCAGTACACAGATTTCAGAGGAGTCTGCAGTTGTCCTCCTTACCCCAGGACTCCTGTGAGAACTCTTACTGGAGAGAAAgcctatgaatgtaaggaatgtggcaaagcctttcgcCATTCTTCAAACCTCACGACACATATGAGGATTCACAGTGGAGAAAGaccttatgagtgtaaggaatgtgggaaaacctTTGGTTGGTCCTCAAACTTAACCAAACATATGAGTACTCACACTGGAGagaagccttatgaatgtaagcagTGTGGGAAAGCTTTTAGTCACTCCTCACAGCTTACAATACATTTAAGaagtcacagtggagagaggccacatgaatgtaaggaatgtgggaaaacctTCAATTGGCCATCAGAGCTCAGTACACATATCagaattcacagtggggagaggccttatcAATGtagggaatgtgggaaagccttcactTGGCCTTCAAGCttaaataaacatatgagtattcacactggagagaggccttatgaatgtaaggaatgtgggaaagcctttagtcGCTCCTCAGAGCTCACTTTACATATAAGaagtcacagtggagagaggccttatgaatgtaaggaatgtgggaaaacctTTAATAGGCCATCGCACCTCACTACACATatcagaattcacagtggagagaggccttatgaatgtagggaatgtggcaaagccttttctCATTCCTCAATCCTGACAAGACATATGAGGATTCACAGTGGAGAAAGGCCCTATGAATGTAATgagtgtggcaaagcctttactCACGCTTCAACCCTCAATCAACATAGGAGAATTCATAGTGGGGAGAAGCCTTATGTGTGtaaggaatgtggcaaagcctttactCACTCCACAACTCTCACACAACATAGGAGAacacacagtggggagaggccttatgaatgtaagatgTGTGGAAAAACCTTTAGTTGGCCATCACACCTCACTACACATATGAGAAGTCACAGCGGAGCAAGGCCATATGAATGTagggaatgtggcaaagccttttctCATTCTTCTTCTCTCATTAAAcacatgagaattcacagtggagataGGCCTTTAGAATATAAGGAATGTAGCAAAGTCTTTCCTTGGTCCTCACTCTTCACTAAACATATGCAAACTCACCATGGAGAGGAGCCTTAA